A genomic region of Metopolophium dirhodum isolate CAU chromosome 1, ASM1992520v1, whole genome shotgun sequence contains the following coding sequences:
- the LOC132947956 gene encoding KRAB-A domain-containing protein 2-like, which translates to MSKLFQVTSIDERNNSTFLLKEKYDSLISEVKRIKTGKKESPHDYWLVQRYDVIEVQGNEKLIRPMKENSDIIFYVHDIFTVFGAPSVLQSDNGREFRNQTIDSLKEMWPELSIIHGKPRHSQSQGSVEKANQDIENMIITWMKDNNTTKWSEGLRFIQFMKNKAFHRGIGRSPYEAMFGCSPKENEGNTEEELCQLCINKENISNKREEAKECLERQAKRMKLQSDMSHPPALQGCNVRVKIPDVDRSKCDPQSIIAIVLEKTTDGFYRLGTKYGILKQLYARSQFSLCTEKFITLSDVPDVDVEKHPNPNHLVMDKGFLNVHANKSAPQNGAYV; encoded by the exons ATGTCAAAATTGTTCCAAGTCACCTCGATTGACG AACGTAATAACAGCACGTTTTTGctgaaagaaaaatatgattCCTTAATAAGTGAAGTGAAACGTATTAAAACAGGAAAAAAAGAATCGCCACATGATTATTGGTTAGTACAACGGTATGATGTGATAGAAGTGCAAGGTAATGAAAAACTTATACGTCCAATGAAAGAAAattctgatattatattttacgtccACGATATTTTTACGGTGTTCGGTGCTCCAAGTGTACTACAAAGTGACAACGGTCGTGAATTCAGAAACCAAACAATAGATTCATTAAAAGAAATGTGGCCTGAATTATCTATTATTCATGGCAAACCTCGCCACAGTCAGTCCCAAGGATCAGTGGAGAAGGCAAATCAAGATATAGAGAATATGATAATTACCTGGATGAAGGACAACAACACAACAAAATGGAGTGAAGGGCTAAGGTTTAttcaatttatgaaaaataaagcTTTTCATAGGGGGATAGGACGAAGTCCTTATGAAGCTATGTTCGGATGTTCCCCAAAA GAAAATGAAGGGAATACCGAGGAAGAATTGTGTCAACTTTgcataaataaagaaaatatttccaataaaagAGAAGAAGCAAAAGAATGCTTAGAACGTCAAGCTAAAAGAATGAAACTACAATCAGATATGTCTCATCCACCTGCTCTTCAAGGATGTAACGTACGAGTCAAAATTCCAGATGTTGACAGGTCAAAATGTGATCCACAATCTATAATTGcaattgtattagaaaaaacAACCGACGGATTTTATCgcttag gaaCTAAATACGGTATACTAAAACAACTTTACGCGAGGTCACAATTTAGTTTATGCACAGAAAAGTTTATTACGCTTAGTGACGTTCCAGATGTAGATGTAGAAAAGCATCCGAATCCCAATCACTTGGTAATGGACAAgggttttttaaatgtacatgcCAACAAAAGTGCACCACAAAACGGtgcatatgtttaa